A region of the Streptomyces durocortorensis genome:
GCAGGCGTGCCATCAGGGCGTGCTCGACCAGTGTGATGAGCGCGCTCTTGGCGTCGGCGCGGTGCCGGGCGTCCGTCGTCAGGATCGGCGTGTCCGGGCCGATCTGGAGTGCTTCGCGTACCTCGTCGGGAGTGTAGGGCTGGTGTCCGTCGAACCCGTTGAGGGCGATGACGAAGGGCAGGCCGCTGTTCTCGAAGTAGTCGACGGCGGGGAAGCAGTCGGCGAGGCGGCGGGTGTCGACGAGGACGACGGCGCCGATGGCGCCGCGGACCAGGTCGTCCCACATGAACCAGAAACGGTCCTGACCGGGCGTACCGAACAGGTACAGGATCAGGTCCTGGTCCAGGGTGATACGCCCGAAGTCCATGGCCACCGTCGTGGTGGTCTTGTCCCCGGTGTGGGTCAGATCGTCGATGCCCGCCGAGGCGGACGTCATCACGGCTTCGGTGCGCAGCGGGTTGATCTCCGAGACGGCACCGACAAACGTGGTCTTACCCACGCCGAAGCCCCCTGCCACCACGATCTTCGCCGAGGTAGTGGAGCGGGCCGCTCCGCCGCTAGAGCTTGCGAAGTCCACTGAGCACCCTTTCGAGCAGTGTCACATCTGGCTGGCCGCCGGCGGCCTCGTCGCCGCCGGGCTGATGGATAGCGACGAGTCCGGCCTCGGCCAGGTCGGCGACGAGGATCCGGGCAACGCCGAGGGGGATCGAGAGAAGGGCCGAGATCTCGGCGACCGACTTGATCTCGATGCAGAGCCGGCAGATCCGCTGGTGCTCGGGCAACTGCCCTTGCAGCCGGGTCGGATCGGCCGTCGTGCTGACCAGCGCCTCGATGGCGAGCTGGTAACGCGGTCGGGTCCGGCCGCCGGTCATGGCGTACGGGCGGACGAGCGGGTTGTGCGCGGCGGGCTTGGCGGCCTTGGGGGCCTGCCGCTGAACGCGGGGCTGCTGCTGGGGTGCGTCATATCGCTGGGGCTGCTGCGGCTGCTGAGGCCAGCCCGACCCCGGCTGCTGCTGCGGCCACTCGGACCCCTGCGCGCCGTGAGCGCCCTGCGGCTGCTGATATGGCTGATACTGCCCGGGGCCCTGCCCGCCGGGCGCGCCGGGGAAGCCGAAACGGTTGTCACCGTGCTCACCCGGAACCCGCTGCTCACCGTCGTATGGGTGTCCGCCTGTGGGTGCTGCCACGTTTCCTCCTCCGACTGCCGGTCGCCGATCCCAGTGGGGCCGCGCCACCGCACCTTATGGCGCGGTGGCGAGAAACGCACTGCCTGTCTACTAGTTAAGAAGACTTCCCTGGAGCTCGGCACGGAGGTCCGGGGTCAGGACACTGCCCGCGCGGTCGACCAGAAGTGCCATTTCGTACCCAACCAGACCGATATCGGCGTCCGGGTGGGCGAGAACGGCCAGCGAAGATCCGTCGGAGATGGACATGATGAAGAGGAATCCTCGCTCCATCTCCACAACTGTCTGGTTCACGGCGCCGCCCTCGAAGATCCGCGAGGCACCCGCGGTCAGCGACGTCAGACCGGAGGCGACGGCCGCCAGCTGGTCGGCGCGGTCACGCGGGAATCCTTCGGACATCGCCAGCAGGAGTCCGTCGGCGGAGACCACCACCGTGTGGGACACCCCGGGGGTGTTGTCCACGAAGTTGGTGATCAACCAGTTGAGATTCTGCGCCGCCTGGCTCATCGGGCTCACACTAACGCTCCTGGTTGTAGGTATTACTGGTGTCCGACCCCGCGCTGCGTCCCTGCTGGATTCCCCGCCGCAGGTTGCTCAACCTGCCGCGGACGTCCTCGGGTGCGCGGGAGACCTGTGGGCCGCCCTGCTGGGTCTGCTCCGCCGTGCCCTCGACCAGGTTGGCCTTGGGTACGCGCCGGGGGAGACCGGAGGGGGTTATTCCGCCCGCCTTCGGCTCACGGAGCTTCTCGGCTCGCTCCCAGCGCTCGTCGTTCGCCGAGCGCCAGTCGTCGGTGCCGTTCCCGTCCGTCTGCGGTGCCTGCCGCTGTTCCTGCTGCGGAGTCGGAGCGGGCTGGTCGTTGCCACGGCCACCGGGGCCGGGCTGCCAGTGCTGCTGACCGCCGCGGCGCGGCAGACCGGCTTCGGTCAGCTCGGGGCCGACGTTCGGGGTGGATCCCGGACGGTCGAAGCCTACGCGCTCCGAAGGCTCCGCGGGAGCGCTCGGAACAGATTCCGATTCGGCCGGAGCGGTCGGCTCAAAGGTGTTCTGGAAACCGCTCTGAACAGGCCAATCGTCCTGGTGGGACTGGTCTGCCGAAGCGGTGTACGGGTCGGAGTACTGACCCTGGGGGGCGTCCTGCGTGGCATATGCCGATTCCGGATAGCCGTCGTAGCCGTCCTGCTGTCGCGGCTGAGGATGCGGGTGCCCCTGCTGCTGCGGGTAGCCGTCCTCGCCGTCGTGCTGCTGCTCGTAGGGCGCCGGGTAGGCCTCCTGCTGCGGCTGCTGCCCGTACTGGTTCTGCCCGTACTGGTCCTGGCCGTACTGCTCGTCGGCGTAACCCTGCTGACCGCCGTACTGGTCCTGCCCGGCGTACGCCTCCGGCGCGTAACCCTGCTGTTCCTGGGTGTTGTCCCCGAACGCGTCGTTGCCGCCGGCCTGGGCCTCCAGCGCCGCCCTGCGCTCCTCGCGCATCAGCGAGCGCCCGACCGGGTCCAGCTGCGCCGGATCCGCCGGAACCTCGTAGCGCGAGTCGTCGAAGCCCAGCTCCGCGGCGGTACGCATCGGAGCCTGCTGCTGCTGGGACGGCTCGAAGGCGTGCTGCTGCTCGGGGATGATCGAGGAGACGGTGAAGTCGTCCTGGCCGTCGAGGGGTTCGCCACCGCCACCGTGGGTGATGGCGTCCGGCAGCATGACCAGCGAGGTGGTTCCGGCCTGCTCGCCCGAGGGGCGCAGCTGGACCCGGATCCCGTGCCGGTCGGCCAGTCGGCCGACCACGAACAGGCCCATGCGCTGCGACACCGCGGCGTCGACGGTCGGCGGGTTGGCCAGCTTGTGGTTGATGTCGGCGAAGTCCTCGGCGGTGAGGCCGATGCCCTTGTCGTGGATCTCGACCATGACGCGGCCGTCGGGCAGCCGGGTCGCGGTGACCCTGACCTTGGTCTGCGGGGAGGAGAACGTCGTGGCGTTCTCCAGCAGCTCGGCCAGCAGGTGCACGAGGTCGGTGACGGCCTGGCCGTGGATCTCGGCCTCCGGTACCCCGGACAGCTCGATGCGCTCGTAGGACTCCACCTCGGAGGAGGCGGCGCGCAGCACGTCCACCAGCGGAACCGGCTGGTCCCAGCGGCGGCCGGGCTCCTCGCCCGCGAGGATGAGGAGGTTCTCGCCGTTGCGGCGCATACGGGTGGCCAGGTGGTCCAGCTTGAAGAGGCTCTCCAGCTGGTCCGGGTCCGCCTCGTTGTTCTCCAGGTCGGTGATCAGGGTCAGCTGGCCCTCGATCAGGGACTGGCTGCGGCGCGAGAGGTTGGTGAAGATCGCGTTGACGTTCCCCCGCAGCATGGCCTGCTCGGCGGCGAGCCGGACGGCCTCGCGGTGGACCTGGTCGAAGGCGCGGGCGACCTCGCCGATCTCGTCCTGCGTGGTGATCGGGATCGGCTGCACCCGGGTGTCGACCCGGCCCGGGTCGGTGCGCGAGAGCTGGTCGACCAGGGAGGGCAGCCGCTGCTCGGCGATGCCGAAGGCGGCGGTTCGCAGCTGGCGCATCGAGCGGCTCATCTGGCGGGCCATGAGCCCGGCCAGGATGAAGGCGGCCAGCAGCGCGATGACGACGATGAGGCCGTTGACGATGGCGTCGGTCTTGGCGTCGGAGGAGATGTTCGCCGCCTCCCTCACCGCCTTGCCCACGAGCTCGTCCTCGACGGTGGCGTACCCCTCGAACTTGGCGGTGGCGGCGGCCATCCAGGTCTCGGGCGTGATGCCCTTCGCGGCCAGCTCCTCGGGGTCCTGACCCTTGCCGATCTCCTGGGCCATGCCGTCGAAGACCGAGCCGTCGATGCTGGGCGGGGCCACGAACGGCTCGCCCGCGGCCTCGGCCTGATCCTTGGCGGCCTTGATCTGGCGGGCGCCCTCGGCGGCCTTGCCGGACATGACCTGCTTCAGCCGGTCCACGTCGGCCTGGGTGCCGCCGGAGTTGAACTCGCCGAGCGCGATCTGCTCCAGGTAGTTGTACGAGCCGAAGGCCTTGACCTGCTCGTTGTAGGTGCCGGGCTTCTTGCTCGGGCGCACCAGCAGGTGCGTGCCGATCGAGCGCTGAAGCGATTCTGCGGCCTTGGCCAGCTCGATCGCGTAGACGGTACGGCCGTAGCTGGTGACGTTGCCGGTGCCGAGGCCGAGCTCGTTGGCGAACTGCATCAGCGAGTGCTGGACCTGTGTGTAGCCCTCTTCGGTCTTCACGGGGTCCAGGGCCTGCGAGTAGGCGACCTTGCGCAGCTCGGGGAGCTTGGGCTCCTCGGCCTTGAAGAGCTGAAGGCGGCGCTCCAGGCCCGCCTTCGCGGGCATCTGCTCCACCGCCGCGTCGAACTTCTTCGCGGCCTCGTCCGTGGTAGCGCGGGCCTCCTCGACCACTTCGGCGTCCCGGTCGCCCGAGAGCAGCGGCTGGGCGGTGAGGTCACGCTCGTTGAGCAGGGCCTGTCCGTAGCCGGACGCGGCGCGCACGACGACCGCGATCTTCTCGGCCTCCTGCGCCTCGCTCCAGGTGTCGATGGACCCCTTCACCTCGAAGCCGCCCATGACCAGGCCGACCAGCACCGGGATCAGGAGGATGGCGTTCAGCCGGGTGGCCACCCGCCAGTTGCGCGGGGCCATCGGGCTGGTACTGCCACCGGCCGGTTCCGTCGCGGGCACATCGGCAGGTGACGCCCCAGCGCGCGACGGCGGGGTGAAGTTGCCCCGCTCGGGCTGCGCCGCGGAGCCCTCGTTGCTTCGCCTCACTCGACCAACAACCTCTCGGCGTCGGCACCTACGTTGTGCCGGATGATTCGTTCAGGGCCGTACTACTCGGGAGTTCGTCGAATTGCAGCACGGGTACGGGCCCCGTTCCAAACACTCGGAATCGTCGATTCCGAGTGGCCCAGGCCTCAGATAAAACGGGCATAAAGAGCGAGCCCCGTCAAAAGGCGGGGCTCATGTGAGCGCAGTGGCACCGAATGGATGCATCGGGTGGCGGTGCGCAATCAATTCTCTGTCGAAACGTTATGAACGCGGGGGCGGATCGTGTCAAACGACACAGGCCGCCCCCGCGTGACTACGGCAACTTCCGTATGCCGATAACGACTTACGCCTGGTTGACCTGCTACTTCAGGCGTGCCATCAGGGCATGCTCGACCAGCGTGATCAGGCCACTCTTGGCGTCCGCGCGGTGCCGGGCGTCCGTCGTGATGATGGGCGCGTCGGGGCCGATCTGGAGTGCTTCGCGTACTTCGTCGGGGGTGTAGGGCTGGTGTCCGTCGAAGCCGTTGAGGGCGATGACGAAGGGCAGGCCGCTGTTCTCGAAGTAGTCGACGGCGGGGAAGCAGTCGGCGAGGCGGCGGGTGTCGACGAGGACGACGGCGCCGATGGCGCCGCGGACCAGGTCGTCCCACATGAACCAGAAACGGTCCTGACCGGGCGTGCCGAACAGGTACAGGATCAGGTCCTGGTCGAGCGTGATGCGGCCGAAGTCCATGGCGACGGTGGTCGTCGTCTTGTCCCCGGTGTGGGTCAGATCGTCGATGCCCGCCGAGGCGGACGTCATGACGGCTTCGGTGCGCAGCGGGTTGATCTCCGAGACGGCACCGACGAACGTGGTCTTGCCCACGCCGAAGCCGCCCGCCACCACGATCTTCGCCGAGGTGGTGGCGCGGCCCGTACCGCCGCTAGAGCTTGCGAAGTCCACTGAGCACCCTTTCGAGCAGTGTCACATCCGGCGCGCCGCCGGTCTCTCCGTTGCCCGGCTGGTGAATGGCCACCATGCCGGCTTCCGCCAGGTCCGCCACCAGGATCCGGGCGACGCCGAGTGGCATCGACAGCAGCGCCGATACCTCCGCCACCGACTTGACCTCACGGCAGAGGTGGCAGATCCGCTGGTGCTCGGGGAGCAGGGTCCCCAGGTGCGCCGGGTCTGCCGTCGTGCTGACCAGCGCCTCTATCGCGAGCTGGTAGCGCGGCCGGGTGCGGCCGCCGGTCATGGCATAAGGGCGAACCAGCGGCTGGTCGCCTTCCCCGTCGTACGACGCGTGGTGCAGTGCGCCGTACGGATCGGGTGAGGCGGGTGGCGGGGTCATGAATCCTCCGGGCGTGACAGCAGGTTCTCGGCTTGCCGTCTGCAAGGGGCCGGTGGGGGGACTGAAGCGGCCCGTCGGGTGAGGGTTGTGGGCATTACCTGGGGGGATCGTGTCGTGAATCCGCTGGAAGGCTGCCTAGTGGAGCAGACTGCCTTGGAGCTCGGCGCGGAGGTCGGGCGTGAGGACGGTGCCCGCACGGTCGACAAGGAGGGCCATTTCGTACCCGACCAGACCGATGTCGGCGTCCGGGTGGGCGAGAACGGCCAGTGAGGAACCGTCGGAGATGGACATGAGGAAGAGGAATCCCCGCTCCATCTCCACAACTGTCTGACTCACGGCGCCGCCCTCGAAGATCCGGGACGCGCCGGCGGTCAGCGACGTCAGCCCGGACGCCACGGCGGCGAGCTGGTCGGCGCGATCGCGCGGGAATCCTTCGGACATCGCCAGCAGCAGGCCATCGGCGGAGACCACCACCGTGTGGGACACCCCTGGGGTGTTGTCCACGAAGTTGGTGATCAGCCAGTTCAGATTCTGTGCGGCCTGACTCATCGGGCTCAACTAACGCTCCTGCTGGTGAGTGGGGCCGAGATGGATACTGCCGGTCGACGGGCCGTTGTTGGCCTGCCGACCCTGCTGGATGCCCCGGCGGAGATTGGTGAGACGACCGCGTACGTCATCGGGCGCACGCGAGACCTGTGGTCCGGACTGGTGATTCTGCTGCTGAGCCGTCCCCGGAACCAAATTGGCGCGGGGAACCCGGCGGGGCAGCCCGGATGTGGTGACCCCGCCGGCGGCGGGCTTCTTGACCCGCTCGGCCTGTCGTACGAGTTCGTCGTTGGGCGAAGCGCGCCAGGAGCTGGTGACCGGGGCGTCGTCCGCACCGCGCTGAGGAAGCGGCGGAACGGGTGCGCCGGTGGGCTCCGGAGCCGCGGGTGCCTGCGGCTCGGCGGACTGCTGGCCGCCCTGTCCCGGACCGTGGAACCAGTTGGTCTCCAGGGTGTCGTACAGCGGCGTACGGCCGTCCCCGGGACCGGCGGGCGGCAGGGCCTCCGGCTGCTGGGGCTGGACCGGCAGCGCGGGACGGCGCGGCGTCTCGCCCGCCGGACGCGGCGCACCGAAGTCGTTGCCGTCCAGGCCGCGCTGACGCGGCGCGGGCGGCTGCTGACCCTGGTCGTACGCGCCCGGGTTCTGCTGGTCCTGGTTCTGCTGGAGCGGGACGCCGAAGTCGGGCCGCGCGAACTGCGCGGTGCTCGCCGGGTCCTGGCCCTGCGGGCTCTGCTGCGGGTACGGACGACCCTGCGGCGCCGAGAAGTCGGGCCGGGCGAACTCGGAGGTCGCGCCGGGACCCTGGTGGTCGTCCAGCGGCTGCCGCTGGTTCCGCTGGTCGCCCTGGGCGCCGAACCCCTGGTCCTGACCGGGTTCCGCCGGCCGGGCGAACTGCCCCGTCGCGTCGTGCTCGTCGTGACCGCGCGGCGCGTCGGCGCCCCAGCTGGTGGTCGCCGGGCGCTGCGGCTGCGGGTTGCCCCCGGGCAGCTCGGCACGCGGACCGCCGGGCGGCGGCAGCTGACGGCCGGGGCCGCCGGGCTGCTGGAATCCGCCCGGCTCCTGGCGGGGCTGCTGGGCCTGCTGGTTCTGGGGCGCGCCCGGGCCCTGCTGGTTCTGCTGGGCCTGCTGGTTCTGCGGCGCGAACTGGTTCGTACGGCCGTTCTGGCCGGGGGCGGCCGGAGCGCCGTGACCGAACAGGTTCGGCTGGCCCGCGTCGTTACGGCCCTGGGCGTCACCCTGGCCACCCTGAGGACCGCTGTGGGCACCGCCCTGGCCGCCTCGGGCGCCGAGCCGGGCGCTGTTGCCGAAGGCGCCGGAGAGGCCGCCGCCCTGGCGCTGCGGTTCCTGGCCCTGGGCCGGGAAGTCCTGGCCGCGGCCGCCGTTGTTCGGCTGTCCACCGTTCTGCGGGCCCTGCGCCCGGCCCGGTCCGCTGTCGCGGGCGGGCAGGGCCGCCCGCGGACCCGAGCCCGCGCCGACCTGGCCGCGCTGCGCGCCCGGCCCGGAGCCGAGGCCCTTGGACCCCGGTCCGCCGGGGCCGCCGCCGAGGCCCGGACGCTGGCCGTTGCCCGCGCCGTTGCCCGCGAGCAGGCCGCCGGGGGCGCCGCCGGGCTGCTGGCCGGAGCCCTGCTTGGACGGCGGCTGCTTGCCGCCGTGCGCGACGTCGACGGGCAGCATGACGAGTGCCGTCGTACCGCCGGAGTCGGAGGGGCGCAGCTGGATCCGGATGCCGTGACGCAGCGACAGCCGGCCGACCACGAACAGACCCATGCGGCGGGAGACCGAGACGTCCACGGTCGGCGGCTGCGCGAGCCGCTCGTTGATCGCGGCGAGGTCCTCGGGGGAGAGGCCGATGCCGGTGTCGTGGATCTCGACGAGCACGCGGCCGTCGGGCAGCGCGTGACCGGTGACCCGGACCTTCGTCTGCGGCGAGGAGAACGACGTGGCGTTCTCCAGCAGCTCGGCGAGCAGGTGCACGAGGTCGTTGACGACGCGTCCGGCGACCTCGGTGGCGGGCACCGCGGACAGCTCGATGCGCTCGTACTGCTCCACCTCGGAGGCGGCGGCGCGGAGCACGTCGACCAGCGGGACGGGGCGGGTCCACCGGCGGCCCGGCTCCTCGCCCGCGAGGACGAGGAGGTTCTCGCCGTTACGGCGCATACGGGTCGCGAGGTGGTCGAGCTTGAAGAGGGAGGAGAGCTGGTCCGGGTCGGCCTCGCGGGACTCCAGTTCGGAGATGAGTGAGAGCTGACGCTGGATGAGGCCCTGGGAGCGGCGCGAGAGGTTGGTGAACATCGCGTTGACGTTGCCCCGCAGAAGGGCCTGCTCGGCGGCGAGGCGGACGGCCTCGCGGTGCACGTCGTCGAAGGCCGCGGCCACCTGGCCGATCTCGTCCCGGGAGTGCACGCCGACGGACTCGACGGAGGTGTCGACGTCCTGCGGGTCGGTCTCGGAGAGCTGCTTGACGAGCTCGGGCAGCCGGTCCTGGGCGACCCGGGTGGCGGTGTCCTGGAGGCGGCGCAGCGAACGGATCATGGAGCGGGCCACCACGAAGGCGCCGACGAGCGAGACACCGAGCACGATGAGGATGACCGCACCGTTGATGATCGCGTCGCGCTGGGAGGCCTGCCGCAGCTCACGGGCCTTGGCCTCCATGTCGCTGAGGAGGGTGGCCTCGATGGTCTCCATGGCCTTGATCTTGATGGTGCTCTGGTCGTACCAGTCCAGGTACGACCGGACCAGCTTGCCCTCGATGTCGTTCGTGGTGTTGAGGACGCGCTTGGCGTACATGTTCCCGGCGTTGATCTCCGGGTTCCCGTTGTCCAGGGACGTCATGAGCTCTTCGGCGCTCTCGCCGGTCGTCCCGTAGATCGTCTTGAACGAGCGGATCGCCCGGTCTTCCTTGTCGAGCGCGTTCTTTCCGAACTGCCGGTCGTTCGGGTTCATGTGCGGGTCTTTGACCTGGCCGCCCGGGAGCGCCGCGGCGATGATCGCGCGCTGCACCGAGGCGTATTCCTTGGCGGAGGAGAACGCCGCCAGGGCCCGGGTCCGCTTGATCATCTCCGGGTTGCTGGTCGCCTGGGCCATGTCCTGCGAGAGACTCAGCAGCGAGGTGATCAGCTGGCTGTACTGGTCGATGGTGTTGAGGCTCGGCGTGTCCTCTTCGTACGCCGTCTTGCGGATCGTACGGATGTGGCCGAGCTGGGAGGCGATCGCCGAGATGCTCGCGTGGATGCTCTCCAGCGCCTCGTCGCCCTCGGAGTCACCGATCGAGTCGGTCTCGTTCAGGAAGGCGTCGGTGGCCCGGTCGGTCTTGTCCCGGGGGCCGGTGACCTTGTAGTCGGTCGGCTTGGACTTGTTGGACAGCGGACCGGCCGACTGGTCGCGCTCGACCTGGAGCGCCTGGGCGAGCGTGGTCGCCTGCTTGGTCATCTTCGTCAGCAGCTGCATGTGCTCCAGCTGCTGCATGTCGTTCATCGACTCCTGGATCCGCAGACCGCCGAGGCTGGTCGCGGCGACGACCGGGAGGGCGAGGAGCGAGACCAGTCGCGTACTGATGCGCCAGTTACGGAGCGCTATTCGCGAGCCCGTGTCGACCGGGCCGCGGGAGGAGGCGGACGTGTTCGGCTCCGCACCGCCGCCCGTCGTGGAGCCCGGGCGCTGCGCACGGTCGCTGTTGTCGCCGGCACCGGCCGGCCCGGGGTTCTGGGCGTGCTGGGGCGAGGAACCGCGGTCGGTCCCGCCGCGCGGCTCCTGTTCCGCCGGAGCGCTGCCATCCCTCTTGAAACGTCCCTGCACTAGCGTCGCAACCTCTGGACCAGGCGTTCCACCCGCGTAAACGGACAGAACGGTGTCGGCGTCGTGGGGCGCTGGACGCGCCCCCTTGATGGTCGTTGAGTGACCGGCGAACTCCCCCTCCCGCCGCCACTCGGCGCTGCGTTGCGCCCTGCGCGCCGGCACTTGAAACCCGCGGCGGTGCGTGGAATTCCAGCACAGTGCCGGATCTCCAACAAGGCCCATGTACCGGGCTGTGACCTGGGTGACACGTTGTGATGAGTGAGTAACAAGGAGTGGAGAGGGATCGTGAGTAAAGCGGACTATTGGGGACGAGTCCCTTAGGGGTGGGGGGTGTCCCAGTCGCGATGATCAGGAGCGGAATAGTGGATTCAGTGATGCAATGTCCGTTTCCTGTGCCGTGGTCAGCTGTCCGGAATGGGCTAATTGTCGATTAGTTCGTGAGCAAACTCACATGATGATCGTCGCCTCATCCCGGCTTCGGCGGGGAACCGGATGTTTAGCCTGACGCTTTACTGGGATGGCGAATCCGACAAGCCGGCGCCGCCGATGCGGCGCCCGTACCGAACAGGGTCCTGACGGCAGATGAAGACGACGACGATGTTCCGCAACATTGCCAACCCCCGGCGTACCACGCTGGCGCACCTCAAGGACGCCCAAGCGCTGCAGACGCCCCTCCAGCCGGAGCACGCCGCCGACCTGCCCGCCGTGACGGCCAACCCGCGCCGCACCATCCTCATGGACGCCCCGGTCACGGTCGCCCGGTAGCGGCCCCGCGATGGGCGAGGCTGTGCCCCTCATCGGCGCCAGCGCCTCGCCCGGCCCGGATCGCCCCGTCACGCCGCCCCGCAGGCACGCTCGCGGCGTTGGCCAAACGCCCTGGTAGCCCCGCTACAAGGGCCTTCGGCCGCCTTGCGATCGCACGCACTGGACGACACTCCTTTCGGGGCGATCCGCGCCGGGCGAGGCGCTAGCCTGGAGCGTCAGTCTTCAGTCAGCCAGCAAGTGAGGGGCGACAGCATCCCGTGCGCATCGCCAGGTTCTCCATCGACGGCAATGTCGCCTTCGGCGCCGTCGAGGGACAGGGCACCGTGGAATCCGGTGACCTCGTCCTCGACATCATCAAGGGCATTCCGTACGCCGACTTCGAGCTCTCGGGCACCAAGGTCCCGCTGAACAAGGTCCGTCTGCTGCCCCCCGTGCTCCCCAACAAGGTCGTGGCCGTCGGCCGCAACTACGCGGAGCACGCCGCCGAGCTCGGCCACGAGGTTCCCGAGGCGCCGATCACCTTCTTCAAGCCCACCACCTCGGTGATCGGCTCCGGCGACGCGATCGAGTACCCCTCCTTCTCCAGCGAGCTGCACCACGAGGCCGAGCTGGCCGTGGTCATCGGGCGTATGTGCCGCGAGGTCCCCCGCGAG
Encoded here:
- a CDS encoding fumarylacetoacetate hydrolase family protein — translated: MRIARFSIDGNVAFGAVEGQGTVESGDLVLDIIKGIPYADFELSGTKVPLNKVRLLPPVLPNKVVAVGRNYAEHAAELGHEVPEAPITFFKPTTSVIGSGDAIEYPSFSSELHHEAELAVVIGRMCREVPRERVKDVVFGYTCANDVTARDVQKREKQWARAKGFDTSCPLGPWVETDADPHDLTIQATVNGEQRQLGRTSDMVRSVEDLIVHITEAMTLLPGDVILTGTPAGVGPLHVGDEVAVTIEGIGTLTNKVIKRG